Proteins from a genomic interval of Plasmodium reichenowi strain SY57 chromosome 13, whole genome shotgun sequence:
- a CDS encoding hypothetical protein (conserved Plasmodium protein, unknown function), protein MKSNDNLENNMNLSIGKIDLSNIYMDILHIHETLVNHIQTIVTQVYNLIEKTLCDHIERNQLDIYMFQEKYKDNNIIDGDKDKMIIHSLNNLNNNYFGNDIKNKFILEKVNECILDNEKDKKNKIKISSKKKYFDELLNFGNKNKNKNVEIKRITSSICTYKNGVDDEHENDNDDNDYDDDNDYDDDNDCDDNNDCDDNNDCDDNNDCDDDNNYDDDNNYDDNNNNNNDNINNDNNNNDNINNDNDDNYECINIDDNNLINSIKIRNDENNIPFNNMYTRNHHDNNSVNCFMNINKKTKKVYNNEYNNNYFREEQKNNLYDRKKQKYKKKAEDVVYKVMNNKCIQNEIYENKIKLQKHIALLELIKYVILYSNTNIKKENTEIIKKREIKEINSYQNVNVTNKRYKNDLHKNELHKNDLHKNELHKNELHKNDLHKNELHKNDLHKNELHKNELHKNELHKNDLHKNDLHKNDLHKNDLHKNDLRTNNTCFNDTHMSINPYDNHYTEKSKTDLNPCEYDKRIKDEHTNSNINLSNVKLKYINIITYYMDLLSPFNKCYSEKNGTTNEDQKNLKTVCKKLDQIVLNYESIIDQILKKGNLNYSDINKLYQGPNDNNMEEYSSSQLNDENQCENKMVQKNMCINIDNKINMKNKSIPCECTKCLEGIITNKFIDTTNNKKNKKNKKNKKNDDNKKNKKNDNDNNKNKKNDDDNKNYDDNINKDNNLNKDNNINKDNIINNVNNNSSNSYKNRKHHNTYIKCCHASHLFSTKINVQGHCDNKCSHNINNNTPESIVQNNKTISDIKLMNNTNISINCNKLLNENCIKSSCDKSNFLNTPNIVVPKYSNIRPITQKDSLSNDLLRNNNLREKYYPQNDRNYYKEKRNTNCNNDVEKNIKDNILHSKKQCSHLNNVDYDSDNKFKNDNTEGINNFDQNKYQKHDMIPFFNDDHIVNYRNISSSNYHNINNIPNYFIPLNNNDEKKKFLDTETYNYKNIKMNNNDKHIYNNINNDDKHIYNNINNDDKHIYNNINNDDKHIYNNINNDDKHIYNNINNDDKHIYNNINNNDKHIYNNINNNDKHIYDNTNNNDKYIYNNTNNNDKYIYNNTNNNDKYIYNNTNNNDKYIYNNINISEKDNDVIYHEIVRKCCRNNTCTCFINNNDNVDVNINLKLNSEDNSLVLSPSSCSNDKSFINDFNENKDDMPFIYNQINIKNDKQEYVICEPTKSTQHINEKNVPINTFNNTNCHFVKNRNKEVITTTYNDNINIYDQMKKKNINQFDDQTVPTSSKIYSDQHHVEHINNKSINQNCLNILTDKNIYYNDTIKKYENRKMTTDNIRYSNICAINNGQNSCKPNVIVNQQIFHKVDEHGNFIYNMRDHENRQDDKLLLDQLHLDSLCKTSDGRNKEHFGTTPLYHHVCNNKFVDNRNNNYSDEESTYVNEIHNYINKDINYNNEKNECTHHMINYKNEKNECTHHMINCNNDMDNYNHHMVNYNNEKNESNHHVVNYKNYNKECNHHMINYKNDMNNYQHDMNNYKHDVNNYQHDMNNYQHDMNNYKHDMSNYQHDVNNYKHDVNNYQHDVNNYKHDVNNYKHDMSNYQHDVNNYNHCVNNYNHEGSNDNTDNKYNGNNNYSGHNNHHGDSDHNAHDNYNDNNYLNPSGRNNNSSNNEGGNDDESTDDNDENDKEEDEEKDEENEEKDEENEEENDEDNEEENYKKDNEEVYNQHKNCNNQFVKIEGDNIFDNSTSNSLHNICYSYKNRYNDSHVYLMSGENEIMAHNKIYRPQEMDIPITQDNSFVFQNKNNGNQYDAQMSDFYNFHLNSMNSINDTNSINNMNVINNMNDLNNMNNINNMNVINNMNVTSNLNDINNLNDINNLNNINNLNNINNLNNMNSINNIHNMNNMNSINYTNNINNTNNVNNTNNVNNTNNINNMNSMNNMNNMNNMVTINNMNSINNMNNIQNVNNLYNFYNENQNSISVPNVHGDFMSEKTNEEKISTNDLDTYENLNKDMINDLSINMSLNNYNNEMMNNEICSSYFDMCNNMDEPYNIMNNNNSTNSSYNSSNNNNNNKKNENENENENENENENENENENENENENENENENEKENENENNNNNNINTNENNNYINNNNNDNNNNLFECDKCNVDYDIMNFTNNTYMDIQKILQNDDILKQEFANIEECFKIHTSPSINYMKVKGKGECCHQNQQIMYEHYDAGKHSNNNFIRNNDDIYKNLSIDEFFLNPNNIEANIINNDIINENINSDIEKIMDIMTSNNNNEREDNRNHSRQEDDKGRQQTKGKEKCKEKDKYKEKDKYKDKEIDIYKEINNDKMITEDMGIYGEQINLKKKELTNFSSSFNMSNNNNNNNNINNNNNNNNTFDISTKNKEKKRKIDSLGNNYENIISSNDSKIESIHEQSTSRKFHKINEDKRKKYQKLDIRTLNKNVQKNKEICTNCYIHYDNFKSSYILTFINRKQKKQRKIFPVEPNEKDEAYIVQIIKYIEKLKEQDKIFGINKNEEKQENKNCCLNEGEQQQGTLNINTNINNCSDNIMKGNNMKDNNMKDNNMKGNNMKDNNMKGNNMKDNNMKDNNMKDNEVAHHDSMNDHKVINKDNSNENNMNNNNLNNNDNIYNNDNIYNNDNIYNNDNIYNNDNIYNNDNIYNNENIYNNENIYNNENIYKSNIYNNDNIYNSNIYNNNNIYNNDNNNCSNNNVNMMNQFPYGNNTEYILNNKLTFNNNDPNQDKSDLINDMSRTNENIKNNNMNNFVQNFNEQFFVQQTNFNYINDNINNISPINNMNNINGLKKHMNRTYSRSISMYEDINIPHNVDYINYSIENDNVYDENYNIVLNQCASNNANVTMFFENNDNKDNSTKPSGDVYMEDMNIPNNMNNMNSMNSINSVNSINSVNSINNGNNINNVNIMNNINTLSCNINNNSFANNLYDNNIISHNMKNIMYPYINNNITKTTNTSINEKNQANRINNIPYTNFHNIQNNNDADTMTNFHNIQNNNDADTMKNFHNIQNNNDGHTMKNFHNIQNNNDGNTMKNFHNIQNNNDGDTMKNFHNIKNNNDGHTMKNFHNVMNEYNRNVNNKTNYEDLESVDKNISRENNM, encoded by the coding sequence atgaagtcaaatgataatttagaaaataaCATGAATTTGAGTATAGGAAAAATAGATTTGagtaatatttatatggaCATATTACACATACATGAAACTCTTGTAAATCATATCCAAACCATTGTTACACAAGTTTATAATTTGATAGAAAAGACATTATGTGATCACATCGAAAGAAATCAATTggacatatatatgtttcaagaaaaatataaagataataatataatagatggagataaagataaaatgataattcattctttaaataatttgaataataattattttggtaacgatataaagaataaatttattttagAGAAGGTAAATGAATGTATATTAGATAATGAGaaggataaaaaaaataagataaaaataagttctaagaagaaatattttgatGAATTACTAAATTTtggtaataaaaataaaaataaaaatgtagaaataaaaagaataacTAGTTcaatatgtacatataaaaatggCGTTGATGATGAAcatgaaaatgataatgatgataatgattatgatgatgataatgattatgatgatgataatgattgtgacgataataatgattgtgacgataataatgattgtgacgataataatgattgtgacgatgataataattatgacgatgataataattatgacgataataataataataataacgataatattaataacgataataataataacgataatattaataacgataatgatgataattatgaatgtataaatattgatgataataatcTTATAAACAgcataaaaataagaaacgatgaaaataacattccttttaataatatgtatacGAGGAATCATCACGATAATAATTCTGTGAACTgttttatgaatataaataaaaaaacaaagaaagtatataataatgaatataataataattattttagagaagaacaaaaaaacaatttgtatgatagaaaaaaacaaaagtataaaaaaaaagcagAAGATGTTGTTTATAAAGtaatgaataataaatgtatacaaaacgaaatatatgaaaataaaattaaacTACAAAAACATATAGCTCTTTTGGAGcttattaaatatgttattttgtattcaaatacaaatataaaaaaggaaaatacagaaataataaaaaaaagggaaaTTAAGGAAATTAACTCATATCAAAATGTGAATGTTACAAATAAgagatataaaaatgacttgcataaaaatgaattgCATAAAAATGACTTgcataaaaatgaattgCATAAGAATGAATTGCATAAGAATGACTTgcataaaaatgaattgCATAAGAATGACTTgcataaaaatgaattgcataaaaatgaattgcataaaaatgaattgCATAAGAATGACttacataaaaatgacTTGCATAAAAATGACTTGCATAAAAATGACTTGCATAAAAATGACTTACGCACAAATAACACATGTTTTAATGACACTCATATGAGTATAAATCCTTATGATAACCATTACACAGAAAAAAGCAAAACTGATTTGAATCCCTGTGAATATGATAAGAGAATAAAAGATGAACATACAAATAGTAATATTAACTTATCAAACGTCAAacttaaatatattaatattataacttattatatggatttattatcaccatttaataaatgttATTCTGAAAAAAATGGTACAACTAATGAAGATCAAAAGAATTTAAAAACGGTATGTAAAAAATTAGATCAAATTGTATTGAATTATGAAAGTATTATCGACcaaattttaaaaaaaggaaatcTAAATTATTctgatataaataaattgtATCAAGGTCCTAAcgataataatatggaagAATATTCCTCATCCCaattaaatgatgaaaatcaatgtgaaaataaaatggtacagaaaaatatgtgcataaatattgataacaaaataaatatgaagaaCAAAAGTATTCCGTGTGAATGTACAAAATGTTTGGAAGGAATAATCACAAACAAGTTTATTGACACCacaaataataagaaaaataagaaaaataaaaaaaataaaaaaaatgatgataataagaaaaataaaaaaaatgataatgataataataaaaataaaaaaaatgatgatgataataaaaattatgatgataacataaataaagataataacttaaataaagataataacataaataaagataatatcataaataatgttaataataatagtagtaataGTTATAAAAACAGAAAGCACcataatacatatattaagtGTTGTCATGCTTCTCATTTGTTTTctacaaaaataaatgtcCAAGGACATTGTGACAACAAATGTTctcataatattaataataatacacCTGAAAGTATTGTACAGAACAATAAAACCATTTCCGATATAAAGCTGATgaataatacaaatatatcaataaattgtaacaaattattaaatgagAATTGTATAAAAAGCTCATGTGATAAATCCAACTTTCTTAATACACCAAATATAGTGGTGCCTAAATATTCTAATATTCGTCCTATTACTCAAAAAGATTCACTTTCAAATGATTTGttaagaaataataatttaagaGAAAAGTACTATCCACAAAATGATAGGAACTATTATAAAGAGAAAAGAAACACGAATTGTAATAATGATGTAGAGAAAAACATAAAGgataatattttacattcaaaaaaacaatgtagtcatttaaataatgttGATTATGATTCagataataaatttaaaaatgataatactgaaggaattaataattttgatcaaaataaatatcaaAAACATGATATGATacctttttttaatgatgATCATATTGTTAATTACAGAAATATTTCAAGTTCTAATTATcacaatataaataatattcctaattatttcatacctttaaataataatgatgaaaaaaagaaattcTTAGATACTGAAACATATAActataagaatataaaaatgaataataatgataagcacatatataataacataaataatgatgataagcacatatataataacataaataatgatgataagcacatatataataacataaataatgatgataagcacatatataataacataaataatgatgataagcacatatataataacataaataatgatgataagcacatatataataacataaataataatgataagcacatatataataacataaataataatgataagcacatatatgataacacaaataataatgacaagtacatatataataacacaaataataatgacaagtacatatataataacacaaataataatgacaagtacatatataataacacaaataataatgacaagtacatatataataacataaatattagTGAAAAAGACAATGATGTAATATATCATGAGATTGTAAGAAAATGTTGTAGAAATAATACATGTACCTGTttcattaataataatgataatgtGGATGtgaatattaatttaaaattaaacaGTGAAGATAATTCATTAGTTTTGTCTCCATCATCTTGCTCGAACGATAAAAGTTTTATAAATGACTTTAATGAGAATAAGGATGATATGccatttatatataatcaaattaatataaaaaatgataaacAGGAATATGTTATATGTGAACCAACAAAAAGTACTCAACAcataaatgaaaagaatgttccaataaatacatttaataACACGAATTGTCATTTTGTGAAAAATAGGAATAAAGAGGTTATTACAACTACATATAATgataacataaatatatatgatcaaatgaaaaagaaaaatattaatcaATTTGATGATCAAACCGTACCCACATcatcaaaaatatattcagATCAACATCATGTagaacatataaataataaatcaatTAATCAAAAttgtttaaatatattgaccgacaaaaatatttattataatgataccattaagaaatatgaaaatagAAAGATGACAACTGATAATATAAGGTATTCAAATATTTGTGCTATAAACAATGGACAAAATAGTTGTAAGCCTAATGTTATAGTGAACCAAcaaatatttcataaaGTGGATGAGCATGgaaattttatatataatatgagAGATCATGAGAACAGACAAGACGATAAGTTGTTATTAGATCAACTACACCTTGATTCATTATGTAAGACAAGCGACGGAAGGAACAAAGAACATTTTGGAACTACACCTCTTTATCATCATGTGTGTAATAACAAGTTTGTAGATAATAGGAACAATAATTACAGTGATGAGGAAAGTACATACGTAAATGAAATTCAtaattacataaataaggatattaattataacaaCGAAAAGAATGAGTGTACCCATCATATgattaattataaaaatgaaaagaatgAATGTACCCATCATATGATTAATTGTAACAATGATATGGATAATTACAACCATCATATGGTTAATTATAACAATGAAAAGAATGAAAGTAACCACCACGTGgttaattataaaaattataataaagaatgTAACCATCATATgattaattataaaaatgatatgaataattaccaacatgatatgaataattaCAAACATGATGTGAATAATTACCAACatgatatgaataattaccaacatgatatgaataattaCAAACATGATATGAGTAATTACCAACACGATGTGAATAATTACAAACATGATGTGAATAATTACCAACATGATGTGAATAATTACAAACATGATGTGAATAATTACAAACATGATATGAGTAATTACCAACATGATGTGAATAATTACAATCACTGtgttaataattataatcatGAAGGTAGCAACGATAATACagataataaatacaacggtaataataattacaGTGGTCATAATAACCATCATGGTGATAGTGATCACAATGCCCATGATAACTAcaatgataataattaccTTAACCCTTCAGGTAGAAATAATAACAGTAGTAATAATGAGGGGGGAAATGATGATGAAAGTACagatgataatgatgaaaatgataaagaagaagatgaagaaaaggatgaagaaaatgaagaaaaggatgaagaaaatgaagaagaaaatgacgaagataatgaagaagaaaattacaaaaaagaTAATGAAGAAGTTTATAATCAACATAAAAATTGTAACAACCAATTCGTGAAAATTGAAGGTGATAACATTTTTGATAATAGTACTAGTAATTCTTTACACAATATAtgttattcatataaaaacaGATATAATGATTCTCACGTTTATTTAATGTCAGGtgaaaatgaaataatggcacacaataaaatttatagaCCTCAAGAAATGGACATACCTATAACACAAGATAATAGTTTTGTgtttcaaaataaaaataatggaAATCAGTATGATGCACAAATGAGtgatttttataattttcatttgaACAGCATGAATAGCATAAATGACACTAatagtataaataatatgaatgttataaacaatatgaatgatttaaataatatgaataatataaataatatgaatgttataaataatatgaatgtTACAAGCAATTTGAATGATATAAACAATTTGAATGATATAAACaatttgaataatataaacaatttgaataatataaacaatttgaataatatgaacagtataaataatatacacaacatgaataatatgaacagcataaattatacaaacaatataaataatacaaacaatgtaaataatacaaacaatgtaaataatacaaacaatataaataatatgaatagtATGAATAACATGAATAACATGAATAACATGGTCACtataaacaatatgaatagtataaacaatatgaataatatacaGAACGTAAACAACTtatacaatttttataatgaaaatCAAAATAGCATAAGTGTTCCAAATGTACATGGAGATTTTATGAGTGAAAAGACGAATGAGGAAAAGATATCCACAAATGATTTAGATACATATGAAAATCTTAATAAAGATATGATAAATGATTTGAGTATAAATATGAGTTTAaacaattataataatgaaatgaTGAATAATGAAATCTGTAGTTCTTACTTTGACATGTGTAACAATATGGACGAACCATACAATATCATGAATAATAACAATAGTACTAATAGTAGTTataatagtagtaataataacaacaataataagaaaaacGAAAACGAAAACGAAAATGAAAACGAAAACGAAAACGAAAATGAAAACGAAAATGAAAACGAAAATGAAAACGAAAATGAAAACGAAAATGAAAACGAAAAAGAAAACGAAAACGAAAACAATAACAATAACAACATCAACACcaatgaaaataataattatattaacaacaataataatgataataataataatttgtttGAATGCGATAAGTGTAATGTCGATTATGATATAATGAATTTTACAAACAATACTTATATggatatacaaaaaatacttcaaaatgatgatatattaaaacaaGAATTTGCTAATATAGAAGAATGTTTTAAGATACATACGTCTCCTTctataaattatatgaaagTAAAAGGTAAAGGTGAATGTTGCCATCAAAATCAACAAATAATGTACGAACATTATGATGCAGGGAAGCattctaataataattttataaggaataatgatgatatatacaaaaatttaAGTATCGACGAATTTTTTCTAAATCCAAATAACATAGAAGctaatattataaacaatgatataattaacgaaaatattaatagtgacatagaaaaaattatggaTATAATGActtcaaataataataatgaaagAGAAGATAATAGAAATCATTCAAGACAGGAAGACGATAAGGGAAGGCAACAAACTaaaggaaaagaaaaatgtaaagaaaaagataaatataaagaaaaagataaatataaagacaaagaaattgatatatacaaagaaataaataatgataagaTGATAACTGAAGATATGGGAATATATGGAGAAcaaattaatttaaaaaaaaaagaattaacCAACTTTTCATCTTCATTCAATATGTCaaataacaacaacaacaacaacaacattaataataataataataataataatacatttgATATATCTACCAAAAACaaagagaaaaaaagaaaaatagATTCTCTAGGAAACAATTATGAGAATATAATCTCTTCAAATGATTCAAAAATCGAGAGCATACATGAGCAATCAACCTCAAGAAAGtttcataaaattaatgaagataaaagaaaaaaatatcaaaaaCTTGATATAAGAactttaaataaaaacgTTCAAAAGAACAAAGAAATATGTACGAATTGTTATATACACTATGATAATTTTAAGTCAAGTTATATTTTAACCTTTATAAAcagaaaacaaaaaaaacaaagaaaaattttCCCTGTAGAACCTAATGAAAAGGATGAAGCATATATTGtacaaattataaaatatattgaaaaattaaaggaacaagataaaatatttgGAATCAACAAAAATGAGGAAAAAcaggaaaataaaaattgttGTCTAAATGAAGGTGAACAGCAACAGGGGACgttaaatataaatacaaacataaataattgtagtgataatattatgaagggtaataatatgaaggataataatatgaaggataataatatgaagggtaataatatgaaggataataatatgaagggtaataatatgaaggataataatatgaaggataataatatgaagGATAATGAAGTTGCTCATCATGATAGTATGAATGATCATAAGGTAATTAATAAGGATAATTCGAATGAAaacaatatgaataataataacctcaataataatgataatatatataataatgataatatatataataatgataatatatataataatgataatatatataataatgataatatatataataatgataatatatataataatgagaatatatataataatgagaatatatataataatgagaatatatataagagcaatatatataataatgataatatatataacagcaatatatataataacaacaatatatataataatgataataataattgcAGTAATAACAATGTTAATATGATGAACCAATTTCCTTATGGTAATAATAcagaatatattttaaataacaAACTTACATTTAATAACAATGATCCTAATCAAGATAAAAGCgatttaataaatgatatgAGTAGAACAAAcgaaaatataaaaaataataatatgaataattttgtACAGAATTTTAATGAACAATTTTTTGTACAACAAACcaattttaattatataaatgacaacattaataatatatctcctataaataatatgaataatataaatggtTTAAAGAAACATATGAATCGTACATATTCAAGATCTATAAGTATGtatgaagatataaatatccCACATAATGTtgattatattaattatagtatagaaaatgataatgtatatgacgaaaattataatatagtATTAAATCAATGTGCATCAAATAATGCAAATGTAACTATGTTCTTCGAAAATAACGACAACAAGGATAATTCAACAAAACCATCAGGGGATGTATATATGGAAGATATGAACATAccaaataatatgaataatatgaatagtATGAATAGTATAAATAGTGTGAATAGTATAAATAGTGTGAatagtataaataatgGAAACAATATTAACAATGTAAAcattatgaataatataaatactCTTAGttgtaatataaataataattcctttgctaataatttatatgataacaatataatttctcataatatgaaaaatatcatgtatccatatataaataacaatattacAAAAACAACGAATACATctattaatgaaaaaaacCAAGCGAATagaattaataatattccCTACACCAATTTTCATAACATACAAAATAACAACGATGCAGATACTATGACAAATTTTCATAACATACAAAATAACAACGATGCAGATACTATGAAAAATTTTCATAACATACAAAATAACAATGATGGGCATACTATGAAAAATTTTCATAACATACAAAATAACAATGATGGGAATACTATGAAAAATTTTCATAACATACAAAATAACAATGATGGGGATACTATGAAAAATTTTcataacataaaaaataacaatgATGGGCATACTATGAAAAATTTTCATAACGTCATGAATGAATATAACAGAAATGTAAATAACAAAACAAATTATGAAGATCTAGAAAGTgtagataaaaatatttcacgcgaaaataatatgtag
- a CDS encoding hypothetical protein (conserved Plasmodium protein, unknown function) has protein sequence YKLRGDYKPHVIFLLEGNEIKNVNYYIAIKNKIIQELDEFEIGENEDLIQIKTIQENKEDTYILYIRDISTSKKWMNILKRSNFLYIYNSINTINEENEEIKKQLENTKRLNDIEITNKDIHIKELKCQINSLKDAVEDIRTKNKRLQIAAEVNVKSADEYLQKKMNEMEFMQNEIGIKMEENKNLREKIQKTTEECYKKSKVLNELEIEKNTLEKKMKDIMLTLEEACSDPEKLTLINYNTNERYQKIVLNNNNLKKEINKMNERFYELEDRYKEKIRTIKEIVEIGDIFDYLHKLILLCQTKIKYYEQAYKYNEEQEKEIINSIQYMIKETKISEAHARICYITHRSKILEEQLTYYTTHKIPSDYFYFACTTLRRLGWIFGEIEILSSLNLNQNNVYSIYSYVDNMNVIPMREQIFFNEGLEGRNNYKIVSDVDIYTIPRKMCPYRQMQLCENKYNYIKIKLNDLKKDFNIFKKKTKPQNASIISDLQWAEMKKNAYQRLERNILLIEKKVEDEDDLEVHEMY, from the exons ATACAAATTAAGAGGAGACTACAAACCGCATGTTATTTTCTTGTTAGAAGgaaatgaaataaaaaatgttaattattatatagctataaaaaataaa ATAATTCAAGAATTAGACGAATTTGAAATAGGAGAAAACGAAGAtttaatacaaataaaaaccattcaagaaaataaagaagatacttatattttatatataagagATATAAGTACTTCTAAAAAATGGATGAACATATTAAAGAGGTCAAATTttttgtacatatataatagtataaatacaataaatgaagaaaatgaagaaatcAAAAAACAATTAGAAAATACAAAAAGGCTAAATGATATAGAGATAACAAATAAGGATATACACATTAAAGAGCTCAAATGTCAAATAAATTCACTAAAG GATGCCGTTGAAGATAtaagaacaaaaaataaaagacTACAAATCGCAGCAGAAGTAAATGTAAAAAGTGCTGATGAGTAccttcaaaaaaaaatgaatgaaATGGAATTCATGCAAAATGAAATAGGCATAAAAATGGAAG AAAACAAAAACCTCAGggaaaaaatacaaaagaCTACAGAAGAGTGCTACAAGAAAAGCAAAGTATTGAATGAACTGgaaattgaaaaaaatacccttgaaaaaaagatgaaagATATAATGTTAACCTTAGAAGAAGCATGTAGCGATCCAGAAAAACTTACgttaataaattataatacaaatgaaaGATATCAAAAGATCGTTTTAAATAACAACAACttgaaaaaagaaataaacaaaatgaacGAACGCTTTTATGAATTGGAAGATAGATATAAAGAGAAAATAAGAACAATAAAAGAAATTGTAGAAATAGGTGACATTTTTgattatttacataaattaatattattatgtcAAACCAAAATAAAGTATTATGAACAAgcttataaatataatgaagaacaagaaaaagaaataataaattcaaTTCAATACATGATTAAAGAAACGAAAATATCCGAAGCACATGCAAgaatatgttatattacACATAGATCTAAAATATTAGAAGAACAGTTAACTTATTATACTACACATAAAATTCCATCagattatttttattttgcATGTACAACATTAAGAAGACTTGGATGGATATTTGGagaaatagaaatattGTCATCATTAAACCTTaatcaaaataatgtatattctatatattcttatgtAGATAATATGAATGTAATACCTATGCGTgaacaaatattttttaatgaagGTTTAGAAGgaagaaataattataaaattgttAGTGATgttgatatatatactatacCAAGAAAGATGTGCCCTTATCGACAAATGCAATTATgtgaaaataaatataactatattaaaattaaattaaatgacCTTAAAAAGgattttaatatatttaagaaaaaaacaaaaccACAAAATGCATCTATCATATCTGATTTACAGTGGGCAgaaatgaagaaaaatgCTTATCAAAGACTTGagagaaatatattacttaTAGAGAAAAAGGTTGAAGATGAGGATGATTTAGAAGTACATGAGATGTATTAA